The proteins below are encoded in one region of Papaver somniferum cultivar HN1 unplaced genomic scaffold, ASM357369v1 unplaced-scaffold_31, whole genome shotgun sequence:
- the LOC113341767 gene encoding uncharacterized protein LOC113341767, whose protein sequence is MDRHFLCVVIRGTDACPYQVSTKSTVDELKAHVCSYWNIILPDSIQFVFDYEGRRNIVDSDVKLCSFLSLCILNQLSFLELRLFERVPIRAPDFVREPTTSEFRLAPYPSRDHSKVTPTSTTTEFILAQSPIPSSQELVSSQDIPMSQERTYNEKLAIKRSCKAAEWEFIIKGVGQDFYGGRDEARLFVEKHNHFFGRRVRVVKRNPERHTVECYYKEKLECDWMFHAAPKTSNVKGKLFLKAYNGEHKCCAGYSDGTKDDRVTRELIKSLIFEQIEQNPNKKVRDIVRELKSDYGLEVSYDQAHAGKELCFKELYGEDIKSYTDLRWWCEAVKKHDPGSRADLVVEDGEFKSLFLAFDACISGFEYCRPVLCLDATFLTGKFRGCLMAATGKNANNGIFPLAYGIVSAETVENWHWFLKKLESILGPRVLTFISDLHEGLIQGIRDVFPTLYHSWCYQHLKNNVRSKTNKKKGEHCAAMGLFKECFYSSTHEGFDQGMQKLKDMGCDGLHKFLSEIPVECWSNAHCLGCRYGDMCSNIAESFNSWIKEAKGMPIATLVNWIRLKIMEQMSTRKRKGATYKGFICPRLEKKVLASIRDGVQWRITKSGDMEWEVFDGKHTHVVNIAKFQCSCRVWFTEQFPYDHAIACMHSNNINVYEYINPYFSIASFRSSYDRPIKPIPDYEKPIDVSTGDLVNPPTVVGK, encoded by the exons ATGGATCGTCATTTTCTCTGTGTGGTTATCCGGGGTACCGATGCGTGTCCATACCAAGTTAGTACGAAGTCAacagttgatgagttgaaggcgCATGTCTGTTCTTATTGGAATATCATTTTACCGGACTCAATTCAGTTTGTATTTGACTATGAGGGGAGAAGAAATATTGTTGACAGTGATGTGAAGCTCTGTTCTTTCTTGTCATTGTGTATTCTTAACCAGTTGTCTTTCTTGGAGCTTCGTTTATTTGAACGTGTTCCTATTCGTGCTCCTGATTTTGTTCGTGAACCTACTACgagcgagtttcgtttagcaccaTACCCTAGCAGAGatca CAGTAAAGTTACTCCTACATCTACAACGACGGAGTTTATTTTAGCTCAGTCACCTATTCCTTCCTCTCAAGAGCTTGTTTCTTCTCAAGATATCCCCATGTCTCAAGAACGTACATACAATGAAAAGTTGGCAATTAAAAGATCTTGCAAGGCGGCTGAATGGGAGTTTATTATAAAAGGTGTTGGTCAAGATTTTTATGGAGGACGAGATGAAGCTCGTCTTTTTGTTGAGAAacataaccatttttttggtcGCAGGGTGAGAGTCGTCAAGAGAAATCCAGAACGACATACGGTGGAATGTTATTACAAGGAGAAATTGGAATGCGACTGGATGTTCCATGCAGCTCCCAAGACTTCCAATGTGAAGGGTAAATTATTCCTCAAGGCCTATAACGGGGAACATAAATGTTGTGCTGGTTATAGTGATGGAACAAAGGATGATCGGGTTACGCGCGAACTTAtcaagagtttgatatttgagcagATTGAACAGAATCCCAACAAGAAAGTcagggatattgttagagaacttAAAAGTGATTATGGGTTGGAAGTGAGCTACGATCAGGCGCATGCCGGGAAAGAATTATGTTTCAAGGAATTGTATGGCGAGGACATTAAATCATACACTGACTTGAGATGGTGGTGTGAAGCCGTGAAGAAACACGATCCAGGTAGTAGGGCTGATTTAGTTGTTGAAGATGGCGAGTTTAAGAGTTTGTTCTTAGCCTTCGATGCTTGCATCTCTGGTTTCGAATATTGTCGCCCGGTACTGTGCTTGGATGCAACTTTCCTAACTGGAAAATTTAGGGGTTGTCTTATGGCGGCTACCGGGAAGAATGCGAATAATG gaATATTTCCTCTGGCATATGGTATCGTATCAGCTGAAACTGTTGAGAATTGGCATTGgttcttgaagaaactagaatctatCTTGGGTCCTCGTGTACTAACTTTTATTTCGGATCTCCATGAGGGTTTGATCCAAGGGATTCGTGATGTTTTCCCAACTTTATATCATTCTTGGTGTTACCAGCATTTGAAGAATAATGTCCGCAGTAAGACCAACAAGAAAAAGGGAGAGCATTGTGCTGCGATGGGTTTGTTCAAAGAATGTTTCTATTCATCGACTCATGAAGGATTTGATCAGGGTATGCAAAAGTTGAAGGATATGGGATGTGATGGTCTTCACAAATTCTTGAGTGAGATTCCAGTGGAATGTTGGTCCAATGCACATTGTCTGGGCTGTCGTTACGGCGACATGTGTTCAAACATTGCAGAGTCCTTTAACTcttggatcaaggaagcaaaaggtATGCCTATTGCAACACTTGTTAACTGGATCAGACTTAAAATTATGGAACAGATGAGTACAAGGAAGAGGAAGGGGGCGACGTATAAAGGATTCATTTGTCCCAGGCTAGAGAAAAAAGTGTTGGCTTCCATTCGTGATGGTGTCCAGTGGAGAATAACCAAGTCTGGTGACATGGAGTGGGAAGTTTTTGATGGAAAGCACACGCACGTTGTTAATATTGCGAAGTTTCAGTGCAGCTGTAGGGTTTGGTTTACTGAGCAGTTCCCTTATGATCACGCTATTGCGTGTATGCATTCAAATAACATCAATGTTTACGAGTACATTAATCCGTATTTCAGCATTGCTAGCTTCCGTTCTTCGTATGATCGTCCTATCAAGCCCATTCCTGATTACGAGAAGCCTATTGATGTTTCTACTGGAGATCTCGTGAACCCACCAACTGTCGTAGGAAAATAA